A genome region from Candidatus Nealsonbacteria bacterium CG07_land_8_20_14_0_80_39_13 includes the following:
- a CDS encoding magnesium chelatase → MPSKVFSAALVGLDAQTIEVEIDTSYGLRYFEIVGLPDKSVQEARERVGAAIESSGFKSPHHQSIRVLVSLAPADVKKEGSSYDLPIALAFLLTTKKISFETKDKIFIGELALDGRLRPIKGALSFALSAKKNGFNELLLPEQNAREAGLVRGIKVIGVKTLEEAIDHLEKRKIIEPQETKIEDFLENAEYPIDLGYIKGQETAKRALEISAAGAHNLLMVGPPGTGKTLLAKALPSILPSLSFEESLEVTKIYSIAGLLEENKPLINFRPFRAPHHSSSEVALIGGGNPPRPGEITLAHRGILFLDEFPEFHRDALESLRQPIEEGSINILRAKHFLKLPSRFTLVAASNPCPCGHRGDPDKKCDCSNSQISKYKRKLSGPLMDRIDIFISVPAVKYEKLVSLDEENSSSNIREKVEKARKIQEKRFENEKISINSEMGISQIKKYCQVNMDSKNLLRKYVDSGKLSARGYHRVLKTARTVADLEGSENILYQHLSETLMYRIRDEV, encoded by the coding sequence ATGCCCTCTAAGGTTTTCTCGGCCGCCCTTGTCGGACTGGATGCTCAAACAATTGAAGTGGAAATAGATACCTCATACGGCTTGAGGTATTTTGAAATAGTGGGCCTGCCGGACAAGTCAGTCCAAGAAGCAAGAGAAAGGGTTGGAGCAGCAATAGAAAGCTCCGGCTTCAAATCCCCTCATCATCAATCGATAAGGGTTCTGGTGAGTCTTGCTCCGGCTGATGTAAAAAAAGAAGGATCTTCTTACGACCTTCCCATCGCTTTAGCTTTTCTTTTGACAACAAAAAAAATCTCCTTTGAGACAAAAGATAAAATATTCATAGGAGAACTGGCTCTTGACGGGAGATTAAGGCCGATAAAAGGCGCCTTGTCCTTTGCTTTAAGCGCCAAAAAGAATGGTTTTAATGAACTGCTCCTGCCTGAACAAAACGCCCGTGAAGCAGGACTGGTAAGAGGGATAAAGGTTATAGGAGTTAAAACATTGGAAGAGGCGATTGACCATCTTGAAAAAAGAAAAATCATTGAGCCTCAAGAAACAAAAATTGAAGATTTCCTTGAAAACGCCGAGTACCCGATTGACTTAGGATATATAAAAGGACAAGAAACAGCCAAAAGAGCTTTGGAAATATCAGCCGCCGGAGCCCATAATTTGCTTATGGTCGGACCGCCGGGAACAGGCAAAACATTGCTGGCCAAAGCCTTGCCTTCAATATTGCCATCTCTTTCTTTTGAAGAATCTTTAGAGGTCACCAAAATATACAGCATCGCCGGACTTTTAGAAGAAAATAAACCCTTGATAAACTTCAGACCTTTCCGGGCGCCCCATCATTCATCTTCAGAAGTAGCTTTGATCGGAGGAGGAAATCCTCCAAGGCCGGGGGAAATAACCTTAGCTCATAGAGGTATTTTATTTTTGGATGAATTCCCGGAATTCCATCGAGACGCCCTTGAAAGCTTAAGGCAACCGATAGAAGAGGGAAGCATAAATATATTAAGAGCAAAACATTTTTTAAAACTCCCTTCCCGCTTTACTTTGGTGGCTGCCAGCAATCCCTGTCCATGCGGACATAGAGGAGATCCGGATAAAAAATGCGATTGCAGCAATTCTCAAATAAGCAAATACAAAAGAAAGCTCTCCGGCCCGCTGATGGACAGGATTGATATTTTTATTTCCGTCCCGGCTGTGAAATATGAAAAATTGGTTTCATTAGATGAGGAGAATTCCAGTTCCAATATAAGGGAAAAGGTGGAAAAAGCCAGAAAAATTCAGGAAAAAAGATTTGAAAATGAAAAAATATCAATCAATTCCGAAATGGGGATATCTCAAATAAAAAAATACTGCCAGGTTAATATGGACAGCAAGAATCTTTTGAGAAAATATGTTGATTCGGGAAAATTGTCCGCCAGAGGCTATCACAGAGTTTTAAAAACAGCCCGGACAGTGGCTGATTTAGAAGGTTCTGAAAATATTTTGTACCAACATTTAAGCGAGACTTTGATGTATAGAATTCGCGACGAGGTTTAA
- a CDS encoding polyribonucleotide nucleotidyltransferase, with product MEKEIFKTQIGSKELKIEINDFAGQASGSGFVQYGDTVVLGVATMSKNEKEGLDFFPLSVEYEERFYAAGKIFGSRYMRREGRPSDEAVLTARLVDRTIRPLFPDYLKREVQVVSTCLSWDAENDPDVVAILSASIALSLSDIPWMGPIATVRIGKLDGNLIINPSYKERVAGEMDIVLVGLEEKGEIIINMMEADAKEIDEKSFMEAVRFAKPFIKNLIDFQKEISSKLGKEKVNIAEPIRDIELEKKIKEFLGEKLKQAISIEDKTERNSLLDNLKKSLADFIMDDKKVVYAKNFFEKERGEITCENILKFGKRPDGREIEEIRKIDCYAGVLPRTHGSALFSRGQTKVLSIITLGAPGDAKLIEGVEFIGKKRFLHHYNFPPYSVGEVKPMRGPGRREIGHGMLVERALMGIIPSVDDFPYTIRIVSEVLSSNGSSSMASVCGSCLALMDAGVPIKDPVAGISIGLFEDEKGNYKILTDIQGAEDHDGLMDFKVAGTKKGITAIQVDVKNHGLSEKIIEEALERARKARLVILEKIQQVLEKPREKLSQFAPKILTTQINPEKIREVIGPGGKIIHSIMEECDVEIDIEESGKIFVTAEKEEAAQKAIEWINNITREVKVGEIFKGKVVRILDFGAFVEILPNQQGMVHISQLDDKRVNKVEDVVKIGDLISVKVISIDDQGRINLSLKETKTNGR from the coding sequence ATGGAAAAAGAAATTTTTAAAACTCAAATTGGGAGCAAGGAGCTTAAAATAGAAATAAACGATTTTGCCGGACAAGCTTCAGGTAGCGGATTTGTCCAGTATGGAGACACTGTCGTCCTCGGAGTGGCGACAATGTCAAAAAACGAAAAAGAAGGGCTGGATTTCTTCCCCTTATCAGTGGAATACGAAGAAAGATTTTATGCCGCCGGAAAAATTTTCGGCTCCCGCTATATGAGAAGGGAGGGCCGTCCTTCTGATGAGGCTGTTCTTACCGCAAGATTGGTGGACAGGACAATAAGACCTCTTTTCCCTGATTATTTAAAAAGAGAAGTCCAAGTGGTGTCTACTTGTCTTTCATGGGATGCGGAAAATGACCCTGATGTTGTAGCCATACTTTCAGCCTCAATAGCGCTTTCTCTTTCCGACATCCCCTGGATGGGGCCGATTGCCACCGTCAGAATAGGAAAATTGGATGGAAACCTGATTATTAATCCGAGCTACAAGGAAAGGGTAGCCGGCGAAATGGATATAGTTTTAGTGGGATTGGAGGAAAAAGGGGAAATAATAATAAATATGATGGAAGCGGACGCAAAAGAGATAGATGAAAAAAGCTTTATGGAAGCTGTCCGATTTGCTAAGCCTTTTATTAAAAATCTCATTGATTTCCAAAAAGAAATTTCCTCAAAGTTGGGAAAAGAAAAAGTCAATATCGCAGAACCGATTCGCGATATTGAGCTGGAGAAAAAGATTAAAGAATTTTTGGGGGAAAAATTAAAACAAGCCATATCCATTGAGGACAAAACAGAGAGGAATAGTCTGCTGGATAATTTAAAAAAGAGTCTTGCCGATTTTATTATGGACGACAAAAAAGTAGTTTATGCTAAAAACTTTTTTGAAAAAGAGAGGGGAGAGATAACCTGCGAGAATATTCTTAAATTTGGAAAAAGGCCTGATGGCAGAGAGATAGAAGAAATAAGAAAAATTGACTGTTATGCAGGAGTTCTCCCCAGAACCCATGGTTCAGCCCTTTTTTCCAGAGGGCAGACAAAAGTTTTATCTATCATAACATTAGGGGCGCCCGGAGATGCCAAACTGATAGAAGGAGTTGAATTTATCGGCAAAAAAAGATTCTTGCACCACTATAATTTCCCTCCTTATTCAGTCGGAGAAGTAAAGCCGATGAGAGGGCCAGGAAGAAGAGAGATAGGGCACGGAATGCTTGTGGAAAGAGCTTTAATGGGCATCATTCCCAGCGTTGATGATTTTCCTTATACAATCAGAATCGTCAGCGAAGTCCTCTCTTCAAACGGATCCAGTTCTATGGCCTCTGTTTGCGGTTCTTGTTTAGCATTAATGGACGCCGGCGTCCCGATCAAAGACCCTGTCGCAGGAATATCCATAGGATTATTTGAAGATGAAAAAGGCAATTATAAAATTCTAACTGACATACAAGGAGCGGAAGATCATGATGGGCTTATGGATTTTAAGGTAGCCGGAACAAAAAAAGGCATCACAGCCATCCAAGTGGATGTTAAAAATCACGGACTTTCTGAAAAAATAATTGAAGAGGCTTTGGAACGGGCGAGAAAAGCCAGGCTTGTTATTTTGGAAAAAATTCAGCAAGTTCTGGAAAAACCAAGAGAAAAACTTTCTCAATTCGCGCCAAAGATATTGACAACACAGATTAATCCTGAAAAAATAAGAGAGGTGATCGGCCCCGGAGGGAAAATAATTCATTCTATAATGGAAGAATGCGATGTGGAAATTGATATTGAAGAAAGCGGAAAGATATTTGTCACAGCTGAAAAAGAAGAAGCTGCCCAAAAAGCCATCGAATGGATAAACAATATAACAAGGGAAGTAAAGGTAGGAGAGATATTCAAAGGCAAAGTAGTGAGAATATTGGACTTTGGAGCTTTCGTAGAAATCTTGCCCAACCAGCAAGGAATGGTCCATATTTCCCAGCTGGACGACAAAAGAGTGAACAAAGTTGAAGATGTTGTAAAAATAGGAGACCTTATCTCCGTAAAAGTAATCTCTATTGACGATCAAGGGAGAATAAACTTATCTTTAAAAGAGACAAAAACAAATGGCAGATAA
- a CDS encoding 30S ribosomal protein S15, translating into MLTKEEKTKIIKENKINDSDTGSPEVQIALLSKEIKKLLSHLETHKKDVHSKRGLLKMVSKRRTLLKHIKEEDDVRHTSITKKID; encoded by the coding sequence ATGTTGACAAAAGAAGAAAAAACTAAAATCATCAAAGAGAACAAAATCAATGACAGCGACACAGGCTCTCCGGAGGTTCAGATAGCCTTGCTTTCCAAGGAGATTAAAAAGCTCCTCTCTCATCTGGAAACCCACAAAAAAGACGTCCACTCAAAGAGAGGACTTTTGAAAATGGTTTCTAAAAGAAGGACTCTTCTAAAACACATCAAAGAGGAAGACGACGTAAGGCACACCAGTATTACTAAAAAAATTGACTAA
- a CDS encoding XRE family transcriptional regulator: MLSKFIQQLRKKNNLTQEFLASELGISRPTYMQVEQGQRDLTITEAGKLASIFGISFEDFRHAKDSSIAVEIKKEKMKSEGEKQGIRISIPQKNLKKFKEVLLYILSKVGGKSNVGEAVIYKLLYFIDFDFYEKFEEQLVGATYIKNHYGPTPVEFKVIVDDMIKNGEVVKVEGKYFNYPQRKYLAVRRPNLNVLSGREIEHIDDVLARLSDKNAKEMENYSHEDVPWKTAGDGKPLSYESVFYRDEHYSVRNYEDEL; encoded by the coding sequence ATGCTTTCAAAATTTATTCAGCAATTGCGAAAAAAGAATAATCTGACGCAGGAATTTCTGGCGTCTGAGCTTGGAATTTCCCGGCCGACCTATATGCAGGTTGAGCAAGGCCAAAGGGATTTGACCATTACCGAAGCGGGAAAATTAGCTTCTATCTTCGGCATATCGTTTGAAGATTTTAGACACGCTAAAGATTCCTCTATCGCTGTCGAAATCAAGAAAGAAAAGATGAAGTCGGAAGGAGAAAAACAGGGGATAAGAATCAGTATTCCGCAGAAAAATCTTAAAAAATTTAAGGAAGTTTTGCTTTATATTTTGTCAAAAGTTGGTGGCAAGTCAAATGTCGGCGAAGCCGTAATTTATAAATTGCTTTATTTTATTGATTTTGATTTTTACGAAAAGTTTGAAGAACAATTGGTTGGCGCGACTTACATTAAGAATCATTATGGTCCCACTCCCGTTGAGTTTAAGGTCATTGTTGACGATATGATTAAAAACGGCGAGGTCGTTAAGGTTGAAGGAAAATATTTTAATTATCCGCAAAGAAAATATTTAGCGGTTAGGCGGCCGAATCTTAATGTTTTGTCTGGTCGCGAAATAGAGCACATTGATGATGTTTTAGCGCGTCTTTCCGATAAAAACGCTAAGGAAATGGAAAATTATTCCCACGAGGACGTTCCTTGGAAAACGGCTGGAGATGGCAAGCCGCTTTCTTATGAAAGTGTTTTTTATCGCGATGAACATTATTCTGTGAGAAATTATGAAGACGAACTATAG
- a CDS encoding YraN family protein — MGTREMGKSGENIAEKYLLENGYKILDKNFVFRSAGGPQKAEIDIVAEKGDSFIFVEVKTAKENAFFNPENKVDFKKRNKIARAAEVWLSKNKIALDKKWQIDVVAIRVDPCTEEFKLSHFPNI, encoded by the coding sequence ATGGGGACGAGGGAAATGGGAAAATCAGGAGAAAATATTGCCGAGAAATATCTGCTTGAAAACGGATATAAGATTTTAGATAAGAATTTTGTTTTCCGGTCAGCCGGCGGACCTCAAAAAGCGGAGATTGATATTGTCGCCGAAAAAGGCGATTCATTTATTTTCGTAGAAGTTAAAACCGCTAAAGAAAACGCCTTCTTTAATCCGGAAAATAAAGTGGACTTCAAGAAAAGAAATAAAATCGCCAGGGCGGCCGAGGTCTGGCTTTCCAAAAACAAAATCGCCTTGGACAAAAAATGGCAGATAGATGTTGTCGCCATCAGGGTTGACCCTTGCACGGAAGAGTTTAAGCTTTCACACTTTCCGAACATCTGA
- a CDS encoding phosphoesterase, whose product MKCDLHCHTSYSNDSISSPKKMIDAAIKKGIDCLAISDHNTIDGVKEAEEYAKGKAILIIPAIEIKSKAGDILGLNIRKSIPKRLTALETIREIKKARGMAIIPHPFGILKHKFKENLEGLVKEIDGIEVLNSTMYGSANKEAFDFAEKHELAFTAGSDAHFSNMVGKVYLEIPGKNLSVEEILRKIKNKEGKLGGKAGSFLEKFLEHLKRHYPKILKKIIKK is encoded by the coding sequence ATGAAATGCGATTTACATTGCCATACCTCATATTCCAATGATAGCATATCTTCGCCAAAAAAGATGATAGATGCGGCCATCAAAAAGGGAATTGACTGCTTGGCTATTTCAGACCATAACACAATAGACGGAGTAAAAGAAGCCGAAGAATATGCTAAGGGCAAGGCAATTTTGATTATTCCGGCCATTGAAATAAAAAGCAAAGCCGGAGATATTCTCGGCCTGAACATCAGGAAATCAATACCCAAGAGACTGACCGCTCTTGAAACAATAAGAGAAATTAAGAAAGCCAGAGGAATGGCGATTATCCCTCACCCCTTTGGGATTTTGAAGCACAAATTCAAAGAAAATCTGGAGGGATTGGTTAAGGAAATCGACGGAATTGAGGTCTTAAATTCAACAATGTACGGCTCGGCCAACAAAGAGGCCTTTGATTTCGCTGAAAAACACGAACTCGCTTTTACCGCCGGATCTGACGCGCATTTTTCTAATATGGTCGGCAAAGTCTATCTGGAAATACCGGGAAAAAATCTTTCAGTTGAAGAAATTTTAAGAAAAATAAAAAACAAAGAGGGAAAGCTTGGCGGAAAAGCCGGAAGCTTTCTTGAAAAATTTCTTGAACATTTAAAAAGACACTATCCTAAAATATTAAAAAAGATAATTAAAAAATAA
- a CDS encoding acetyl-CoA acetyltransferase (Catalyzes the synthesis of acetoacetyl coenzyme A from two molecules of acetyl coenzyme A. It can also act as a thiolase, catalyzing the reverse reaction and generating two-carbon units from the four-carbon product of fatty acid oxidation): MFVRGVGMTKFDFSREPWWRFAYDAAMEALDDAKMKMTDIEAIVFSGMSSASGPGGEHQTHKVSLLSDLFKTNVPIIETPSVCGGGGVAFWTALRLGFKNVLVLSGERLTDNLSEITTDHILSAAERNIEQMEGMLFPVQNALVWQQYKKKYDATEDDLSLIAFKNHQNATLNPKAYYYKRPVTLEEIKNSPIVSSPLRLFDCSLSVNGGAAVVISKEKGDSEIEVIGSGFATDYLLTFGREDITHFKATRLAAKKAFEQAGLKPSDVNVAEVHDAFTSVELLSYEDLGFAEVGKGAELIRSGKINLDGEMPINPCGGLKAKGHPISVTGLAQICEVSNQLRGRCKERQVKEPKIALTHNIGGVGGSVTVHLFRKI; encoded by the coding sequence ATGTTTGTAAGAGGCGTCGGGATGACAAAATTTGATTTTTCTCGAGAACCGTGGTGGCGGTTTGCTTATGATGCGGCAATGGAGGCTTTAGATGACGCTAAAATGAAAATGACGGACATTGAAGCCATTGTTTTTTCGGGAATGTCCAGCGCTTCCGGCCCGGGCGGAGAGCACCAGACCCATAAGGTTTCTTTGCTTTCCGATTTATTTAAAACAAATGTTCCTATCATTGAAACTCCCTCTGTCTGCGGAGGAGGCGGAGTGGCTTTTTGGACAGCCCTAAGATTGGGCTTTAAGAATGTTTTGGTTTTGAGCGGAGAAAGGCTCACCGACAACCTAAGCGAAATAACCACTGATCATATTTTATCAGCTGCTGAAAGAAATATTGAGCAGATGGAGGGAATGCTCTTTCCTGTCCAAAACGCTTTAGTCTGGCAGCAATATAAGAAAAAATACGATGCCACCGAAGACGATTTGTCTTTAATCGCTTTCAAAAATCATCAAAACGCAACCTTGAATCCGAAAGCCTATTATTATAAGAGGCCGGTTACGCTTGAGGAAATAAAAAACTCCCCTATCGTTTCTTCTCCCTTGAGATTATTTGATTGTTCTTTGTCTGTTAACGGCGGAGCGGCTGTAGTTATTTCAAAAGAAAAAGGCGATTCGGAAATTGAAGTTATCGGTTCCGGTTTTGCAACGGATTATCTTTTGACTTTCGGCAGAGAAGATATTACCCATTTCAAGGCTACTCGATTGGCGGCTAAAAAAGCATTTGAACAAGCGGGATTAAAGCCAAGCGATGTTAATGTAGCGGAAGTTCATGACGCCTTTACGTCAGTTGAATTATTGTCTTATGAAGACTTGGGATTTGCCGAAGTTGGCAAAGGGGCGGAATTAATAAGGAGCGGGAAAATTAATTTGGATGGAGAGATGCCCATCAATCCTTGCGGAGGACTAAAAGCGAAAGGCCATCCGATTTCTGTTACCGGATTGGCTCAAATATGCGAAGTTTCTAATCAATTGAGGGGCAGATGCAAGGAGAGGCAGGTCAAAGAACCTAAAATCGCTTTAACTCACAACATTGGTGGCGTCGGCGGCAGCGTCACCGTCCACCTCTTCCGCAAAATTTAA